In Pseudofrankia saprophytica, one genomic interval encodes:
- a CDS encoding DNA recombination protein RmuC produces the protein MDASGVLLALACLVVGAAGGYLAGRQAGAQRANADVAGMRTALDYERKSAAERVALVEQSQRRLTDTFQALSARALEGASRQFLELAAARLDEAGARARGDLDMRRAAVENLVTPLRETLTRMEERLRDLETARIEAYATLVEQVRATREASDALRTQTSQLVTALRKPQARGAWGELQLRRVAEVAGMLARCDFTEQHTVAGEEGESVQRPDMVVHLVGGRSIVVDSKVPMAAFLEAAEAAEETVRAERLAAHARHLRAHVDQLGSKAYWRRMDSPEFVVLFVPAEAFLAPALDHDPGLLEYAAGRGVVLATPTTLIALLRTVAYAWTQDALTTRAKEVYELGRELYTRIGTLGEHVDRLGASLGRAVKDYNAAVGSLEGRVLVSARRLAAMEVVEDELPSPKPVEAGVRPLTAVELLSVPDGREPLEELELVPSSPFRPPMEAPDTADIQAAPPGAGANTES, from the coding sequence ATGGATGCGTCGGGGGTGCTGCTGGCGCTGGCCTGCCTGGTGGTCGGGGCCGCGGGGGGCTACCTCGCGGGCAGGCAGGCCGGAGCCCAGCGGGCGAACGCCGACGTCGCCGGCATGCGGACCGCGCTGGACTATGAGCGCAAGTCGGCGGCCGAGCGCGTCGCGCTCGTCGAGCAGAGCCAGCGACGCCTCACCGACACCTTCCAGGCGCTCTCGGCGCGGGCGCTGGAAGGGGCTAGCCGACAGTTCCTGGAGCTCGCGGCCGCCCGCCTCGACGAGGCGGGCGCTCGGGCGCGCGGCGACCTCGACATGCGGCGCGCCGCCGTGGAGAACCTGGTGACGCCGCTGCGCGAGACGCTCACCCGGATGGAGGAACGACTGCGCGATCTGGAAACCGCGCGCATCGAGGCCTACGCCACGCTGGTCGAGCAGGTTCGGGCCACCCGCGAGGCCTCCGACGCCCTGCGCACCCAGACCTCGCAGCTGGTGACCGCGCTGCGCAAGCCGCAGGCGCGCGGCGCCTGGGGCGAGCTGCAGCTGCGCCGCGTCGCCGAGGTCGCCGGCATGCTGGCACGCTGCGACTTCACGGAGCAGCACACGGTCGCCGGTGAGGAGGGAGAGTCGGTACAGCGGCCGGACATGGTCGTCCACCTGGTCGGCGGGCGCAGCATCGTCGTCGACTCCAAGGTCCCGATGGCCGCGTTCCTCGAGGCCGCCGAAGCCGCCGAGGAGACCGTGCGGGCCGAGCGGCTGGCCGCGCACGCCCGGCACCTGCGCGCGCACGTGGACCAGCTCGGCTCGAAGGCCTACTGGCGCCGAATGGACTCACCCGAGTTCGTCGTGCTGTTCGTCCCGGCGGAGGCGTTCCTGGCACCGGCGCTCGACCACGACCCAGGCCTGCTCGAGTACGCGGCTGGCCGGGGCGTGGTGCTCGCCACGCCGACGACGCTCATCGCGCTGCTGCGCACCGTCGCCTACGCCTGGACGCAGGACGCGCTGACAACCCGGGCCAAGGAGGTCTACGAGCTTGGCCGTGAGCTGTATACCCGGATCGGCACGCTCGGCGAGCACGTCGACCGGCTCGGCGCTTCCCTGGGACGCGCGGTCAAGGACTACAACGCGGCCGTGGGGTCGCTGGAGGGCCGGGTGCTGGTGTCGGCCCGCCGACTGGCCGCGATGGAGGTCGTCGAGGACGAACTGCCCAGCCCCAAGCCAGTGGAGGCAGGTGTCCGCCCGCTGACGGCCGTCGAGCTCCTCTCAGTTCCTGATGGACGAGAACCCCTCGAAGAGCTGGAGCTGGTGCCATCCTCGCCCTTCAGGCCGCCGATGGAGGCACCCGACACAGCGGACATTCAGGCGGCTCCACCGGGTGCCGGAGCGAACACGGAGAGCTGA
- the ychF gene encoding redox-regulated ATPase YchF, whose product MGLSIGIVGLPNVGKSTLFNALTRNDVLAANYPFATIEPNVGVVGVPDPRLERLGKLYSSQRIVPAAVSFVDIAGLVRGASEGQGLGNKFLANIRESDAVCQVVRVFSDPDVVHVDGRVDPADDIATINTELVLADLQTIDNRLPKLTKEAKVDKTKQPMLAAAEAARAVLDQGRPLSAEPSIDRALLRELFLLTAKPFLYVFNVDEDALADDARRKELADLVAPADAVVLCAKVEAELLELPEEDAAELLASLGQSESGLAALARIGFHTLGLQTYLTAGPKEARAWTIKKGATAPEAAGVIHSDFQRGFIKAEIVSFGDLMAAGSMVAARAAGKVRMEGKDYVMADGDVVDFRFNV is encoded by the coding sequence ATGGGTCTGTCGATCGGCATCGTCGGGCTGCCCAACGTCGGTAAGTCGACGCTGTTCAACGCGTTGACCCGCAATGACGTGCTGGCGGCGAACTATCCCTTCGCGACGATCGAACCGAACGTCGGCGTCGTCGGCGTGCCCGACCCCCGGCTCGAGCGGCTCGGCAAGCTGTACAGCAGCCAGCGGATCGTGCCCGCCGCGGTGAGCTTCGTGGACATCGCCGGCCTGGTGCGGGGCGCCTCCGAGGGGCAGGGCCTCGGTAACAAGTTCCTCGCCAACATCCGTGAGTCGGACGCTGTGTGCCAGGTGGTCCGGGTGTTCTCCGACCCGGACGTGGTGCACGTCGACGGCCGGGTTGACCCGGCGGACGACATCGCCACCATCAACACCGAGCTGGTTCTCGCCGATCTGCAGACCATCGACAACCGCCTGCCCAAGCTGACGAAGGAAGCGAAGGTCGACAAGACCAAGCAGCCCATGCTTGCGGCCGCCGAGGCGGCCAGGGCCGTCCTCGACCAGGGCAGGCCCCTGTCCGCCGAGCCCTCGATCGACCGTGCGCTGCTGCGAGAGTTGTTCCTCCTGACCGCGAAGCCGTTCCTCTACGTCTTCAACGTCGACGAGGACGCCCTCGCCGACGATGCCAGGCGTAAGGAGCTCGCCGACCTCGTCGCGCCCGCGGACGCCGTCGTGCTGTGCGCCAAGGTCGAGGCCGAACTGCTGGAGCTGCCCGAGGAGGATGCCGCCGAGCTGCTCGCCTCGCTCGGGCAGAGCGAGAGCGGCCTCGCGGCGTTGGCCAGGATCGGCTTCCACACGCTCGGCCTGCAGACCTACCTGACCGCGGGCCCCAAGGAGGCGCGCGCCTGGACCATCAAGAAGGGCGCCACGGCTCCCGAGGCCGCGGGCGTCATCCACAGCGATTTCCAGCGTGGTTTCATCAAGGCGGAGATCGTTTCGTTCGGCGACCTGATGGCGGCGGGCTCGATGGTCGCGGCTCGCGCGGCCGGCAAGGTTCGCATGGAGGGCAAGGACTACGTCATGGCCGACGGCGACGTCGTCGACTTCCGTTTCAACGTCTGA
- a CDS encoding glycosyltransferase family 2 protein: MTRAYPGPRRWDAPPRLTAPTAVIEVELSAEAPRFPSARAVQALIRLHGHPMGILRLSGADIAGGLGTLREKIEYDLGPAVREHLAADGVAVPPGPLAAILPSSDACRRTAPKDFGVSVVVNACEASPELVRALASIQAQTRLPDELIVVDNRPTTSGIPGLLKELELGSVTYVPEPVKGLARARNTGLAVASGELVAFTDDDVIADPSWLEVLVSGFEDENVAAVTGLILPAELETEPQILFEEFGGFNKGYERRRFDLHLNRPENPLFPFSAGMFGSGANAAFRASLLRRLGGFDVSLGTGTPSRGGEDLDIFLTVIQAGEAIVYEPGAIMWHSHHRGYRDLRRQMHNYGVGLGAMMAKRVLTSRAERRELLRLAPECARYLLDPRSPKNEKKNPAYPRSLTLLELVGVVRGPFAYLASRRSS, encoded by the coding sequence ATGACTCGTGCGTACCCTGGCCCGCGGCGCTGGGACGCGCCGCCGAGGCTGACCGCGCCGACCGCCGTCATCGAGGTAGAACTCTCGGCCGAGGCGCCGCGGTTTCCGTCCGCCCGCGCGGTCCAGGCGCTCATCCGCCTTCACGGCCACCCGATGGGTATTCTGCGGCTCTCGGGCGCTGATATCGCCGGGGGTCTCGGGACGCTGCGCGAGAAGATAGAATATGATCTTGGTCCGGCCGTGCGGGAGCATCTCGCCGCGGACGGTGTCGCGGTACCTCCCGGCCCGTTGGCCGCCATTCTTCCCAGCTCGGACGCATGCCGTAGGACGGCGCCGAAGGATTTTGGGGTCAGCGTCGTCGTCAATGCGTGTGAAGCCTCGCCGGAGCTGGTGAGGGCCCTGGCCAGCATCCAGGCACAGACCAGGTTGCCCGACGAGCTGATAGTGGTCGACAACCGTCCCACGACCAGCGGGATACCCGGCCTGCTCAAGGAGCTGGAGCTCGGGTCCGTGACCTATGTACCCGAGCCCGTCAAAGGACTCGCTCGCGCCCGCAACACCGGCCTGGCCGTGGCGTCCGGCGAGCTGGTCGCTTTTACGGACGACGACGTCATCGCAGACCCGTCGTGGCTCGAGGTTCTTGTCTCCGGATTTGAGGACGAGAATGTGGCTGCCGTGACGGGGTTGATTCTTCCGGCGGAGCTCGAGACCGAGCCGCAGATCCTGTTCGAGGAGTTCGGCGGTTTCAACAAAGGTTATGAACGCCGGCGTTTCGACCTGCACCTGAACCGCCCCGAGAATCCGCTCTTCCCGTTCAGTGCGGGCATGTTCGGCAGCGGCGCGAACGCGGCCTTCAGAGCATCGCTGCTGCGGAGGCTCGGCGGGTTCGACGTGAGTCTCGGCACCGGCACGCCTTCGCGCGGGGGCGAGGATCTGGATATCTTCCTCACCGTCATCCAGGCGGGGGAGGCAATCGTCTACGAGCCCGGCGCCATCATGTGGCATTCGCACCACCGGGGATACCGGGACCTGCGCCGGCAGATGCACAACTACGGGGTGGGCCTCGGGGCGATGATGGCCAAGCGCGTCCTGACCAGTCGTGCCGAGCGGCGTGAGCTCCTACGGCTGGCTCCCGAGTGCGCGCGCTACCTGCTGGACCCGCGCAGCCCCAAGAACGAGAAGAAGAACCCTGCCTACCCCAGGTCGCTCACGCTGTTGGAGCTCGTCGGCGTCGTGCGCGGCCCGTTCGCCTACCTCGCCAGCAGGCGATCATCCTGA
- a CDS encoding FkbM family methyltransferase, with protein sequence MPLREGALDLGEVQARSTEEFRDLIAEHLRADGLEWAGPPSLAVPARPATCVSLVDGGPEVTVIVCTRDRGPQLRETLHSLSTLTYQPLRFLIVDNASRDETTRQVFDREVGTDPRFQYVREDRPGLSCARNRGLLEATTEIVAYTDDDARVDPEWIQGLVRGFKRRPDVACVTGLVPTATLESMPERYFDARLDWAGSFRPRLWHLTERPPGIPSYPYSSGIFGTGANFAVRASVMRALDGFDEALGAGTLPGGGEDLDAFARIVLAGHWLAYEPSAIVWHTHRSSLSSLRRQMYHYGTGMTAYLMKHLYIPEHRADVALLVPRGVWMSRKVSTSTREAVSPTANSARWRLIGAEFSGFVVGPVLYVRARRKRPPRTWAQIDTAASSSRPPLATPSSGSPPGGARPVPGRRLRELAGLAQFWGKVTRDLTGPADLVALLRLRSAGTRFEPLVVPRPATVRLRMKSLRGPLHLRTHSTDFEVFREIFQRGDYDSVSAVVGPSPRLIVDLGANIGLSARWFLARWPDAHVVAVEPEPGNAAVLRANLAGASATVHQVCVGGWERMATLTTSQGEYAFRLTSGEAGRADATSFEAPVRTLESILDEAGAEREIDLLKCDIEGAERELFDSCESWIGRVRNIVVECHDDYTTAELLESLAKNHASFRVAGVVKAGAGTFEVAVLTRAA encoded by the coding sequence GTGCCGCTCCGGGAGGGGGCCCTGGACCTCGGCGAGGTCCAGGCGCGATCGACGGAGGAGTTCCGCGACCTGATCGCGGAACACCTGCGCGCCGACGGGCTCGAGTGGGCCGGCCCGCCGAGCCTCGCGGTGCCGGCCCGCCCGGCGACCTGTGTGTCCCTCGTCGACGGCGGCCCCGAAGTCACCGTCATCGTCTGCACGCGCGACCGCGGCCCTCAGCTGCGCGAGACGCTGCACAGCCTGTCGACGCTGACCTACCAGCCGCTCCGGTTCCTGATCGTGGACAACGCGTCCCGGGATGAGACCACCCGACAGGTCTTCGACCGCGAGGTGGGCACAGACCCCCGCTTTCAATATGTCCGAGAAGACCGTCCCGGCCTCTCGTGCGCGCGCAACCGCGGCCTGCTCGAGGCGACGACCGAGATCGTCGCCTACACCGACGACGACGCCCGGGTCGACCCGGAATGGATACAGGGCCTGGTACGCGGGTTCAAGCGCCGGCCAGACGTCGCCTGCGTGACCGGTCTGGTCCCGACGGCGACGCTGGAGAGCATGCCGGAACGGTATTTCGATGCGCGCCTCGACTGGGCCGGCAGCTTCCGGCCCCGTCTATGGCACCTCACCGAGCGCCCGCCGGGCATTCCCTCGTACCCCTATTCCTCGGGCATTTTCGGAACTGGGGCCAACTTCGCCGTGCGCGCCTCGGTGATGCGGGCGCTGGACGGGTTCGACGAGGCCCTCGGCGCGGGCACCCTTCCGGGCGGCGGCGAGGACCTTGACGCCTTCGCCCGGATCGTCCTCGCCGGGCACTGGCTGGCCTACGAGCCCTCTGCCATCGTGTGGCACACCCACCGCAGCAGCCTCTCGTCGCTGCGCCGCCAGATGTACCACTACGGCACCGGTATGACGGCGTATCTGATGAAACATCTCTACATACCGGAGCACCGCGCCGACGTGGCGCTGTTGGTGCCCCGCGGAGTCTGGATGTCCCGGAAGGTGAGCACGAGCACCCGGGAGGCGGTCAGCCCGACAGCGAACAGCGCCAGGTGGCGGCTCATCGGAGCCGAGTTCAGCGGTTTCGTCGTGGGCCCGGTGCTGTACGTCCGCGCCCGGCGGAAGCGCCCACCGCGCACGTGGGCTCAGATCGACACAGCGGCATCGTCATCACGACCGCCGCTCGCCACGCCATCCTCCGGTTCGCCGCCGGGCGGGGCGCGGCCCGTTCCAGGGCGACGGCTGCGTGAGCTCGCCGGGCTGGCCCAGTTCTGGGGCAAGGTCACCCGAGACCTGACCGGCCCCGCCGACCTCGTGGCGCTCCTCCGCCTCCGGTCCGCGGGCACCCGCTTCGAGCCACTGGTCGTGCCGCGCCCGGCGACCGTCCGACTGCGGATGAAGTCCTTGCGCGGTCCGCTGCACCTGCGTACCCACTCCACCGACTTCGAGGTCTTCCGCGAGATCTTCCAGCGCGGGGACTACGACTCCGTCTCCGCCGTGGTCGGACCATCCCCACGGCTGATCGTCGATCTCGGCGCGAACATCGGCTTGTCCGCGCGATGGTTCCTCGCACGGTGGCCGGACGCCCACGTCGTCGCGGTGGAACCCGAGCCGGGCAACGCCGCCGTACTCCGCGCCAATCTCGCCGGCGCCTCAGCCACGGTCCACCAGGTGTGTGTGGGCGGGTGGGAACGGATGGCCACGTTGACGACGTCGCAGGGCGAGTACGCCTTCCGGCTCACCTCCGGGGAGGCAGGCCGAGCGGACGCGACGTCCTTTGAGGCACCGGTGCGCACCCTCGAGTCGATCCTCGACGAGGCCGGGGCCGAGCGCGAGATCGACCTGCTCAAATGTGACATCGAGGGCGCCGAACGCGAGCTCTTCGACTCCTGCGAAAGCTGGATCGGGCGGGTTCGCAACATCGTCGTCGAATGCCACGACGACTACACGACCGCCGAGCTCCTGGAATCTTTGGCCAAGAACCACGCGAGCTTCCGGGTGGCAGGCGTGGTGAAGGCCGGCGCGGGAACGTTCGAGGTCGCCGTCCTCACCAGGGCGGCCTGA
- a CDS encoding polysaccharide deacetylase family protein has protein sequence MFHSIGRGASPDFQRWQVDPGLFREQIDALAGAGYRLVGLSEALDGPDDRTVGVTFDDAYKDFVEAAGILRAAGCGATVYAPTRYVGGEAAWLPGPDAQLRIMDWSELAEVAAAGIEVGSHGHAHLEMDVLPAGRMRGDIALSRRILSDSLGLTIRSFCYPHGYNSAATRAAVRAAGFDSACEVGFGLHTRQGDRFAVRRLIVTNDTRPQDMETLVRHGQGIPDSPARRAARIPWRLYRAGRYYARTSGGRQVRASGR, from the coding sequence ATGTTCCACAGCATCGGGCGGGGAGCGAGTCCGGACTTCCAGCGCTGGCAGGTGGATCCGGGGCTGTTCAGGGAGCAGATCGACGCGCTGGCCGGGGCGGGGTACCGGCTTGTCGGGCTGTCCGAGGCTCTCGACGGCCCGGATGACCGGACGGTCGGGGTCACCTTCGACGACGCCTACAAGGATTTCGTCGAGGCCGCGGGAATCCTGCGCGCCGCGGGCTGTGGCGCCACGGTGTACGCACCGACGCGGTATGTCGGTGGCGAGGCGGCCTGGTTGCCGGGGCCCGACGCCCAGTTGCGGATCATGGACTGGTCGGAGCTGGCGGAGGTGGCGGCGGCGGGCATCGAGGTGGGCTCGCATGGGCACGCGCATCTCGAGATGGATGTCCTGCCGGCAGGTCGGATGCGTGGCGACATCGCGTTGAGCCGACGCATCCTGAGTGACAGCCTCGGGCTGACGATCCGCAGCTTCTGCTACCCGCACGGGTACAACTCGGCGGCGACCCGCGCCGCTGTCCGGGCCGCTGGCTTCGACTCGGCCTGTGAGGTCGGTTTCGGACTGCACACCAGGCAGGGGGACCGGTTCGCGGTCCGCCGCCTCATCGTCACCAACGACACCCGGCCGCAGGACATGGAAACTCTGGTGCGCCATGGGCAGGGCATCCCGGACTCGCCCGCGCGGCGGGCCGCCCGCATCCCGTGGCGCCTCTACCGTGCGGGGCGGTACTACGCACGCACGTCGGGCGGACGCCAGGTTCGGGCATCAGGCCGATGA
- a CDS encoding heparan-alpha-glucosaminide N-acetyltransferase domain-containing protein gives MSDFPERVAGGGASAVPAAATPSATTSVVSAARGRIIGVDAARGAALLGMVATHVIPPFDDQGRLTTAHLVAAGRAAAAFAVLAGVALTLVTSRAAHPRTSTFVRAVCIGAIGLMLGLTGTPVAVILPYYAVFFVLALPLLRAPRWVLAVVAASALLAEPLLSQLVRPHLPEPLMSNPSFDDLVVSPWRLTLTILLTGYYPALAWIGYLSAGMLVGRLDLRSTRVAGLLLGAGAAVAVAASSLSWLLLGPLGGRDALLAADSVLPGVGPIAPGEVPSLLEGGLYGSTPTQSWWWLAVDTPHASAPLDLLHTTGTAVALLGAALLVARLGAAAAVVIWPLAAVGSMTLTWYTLHAWVLSTELPRGDSYAWLYLQQVIPMLVLASLWRLTGRRGPLEAVISALARRAVYQPPPRSSSA, from the coding sequence ATGTCGGACTTTCCCGAGCGGGTCGCGGGGGGCGGCGCCAGCGCCGTTCCCGCGGCCGCGACGCCCAGCGCCACGACGAGCGTGGTCTCGGCGGCACGGGGGCGGATCATCGGGGTTGACGCGGCGCGGGGCGCGGCGCTGCTGGGAATGGTCGCGACGCACGTCATACCGCCGTTCGACGACCAGGGCCGGTTGACCACGGCGCACCTGGTGGCGGCCGGGAGGGCGGCCGCGGCGTTCGCCGTGCTCGCCGGCGTGGCACTCACGCTGGTGACCTCCCGAGCCGCCCACCCTCGTACCTCGACCTTCGTCCGGGCGGTGTGCATCGGCGCCATCGGCCTGATGCTCGGCCTGACGGGCACGCCGGTCGCCGTGATCCTGCCGTACTACGCGGTGTTCTTCGTGTTGGCGCTGCCGCTGCTGCGCGCCCCCCGGTGGGTGCTCGCCGTGGTCGCGGCGAGCGCCCTGCTCGCCGAGCCGCTGCTGAGCCAGCTGGTCCGGCCACATCTGCCCGAACCGCTGATGAGCAACCCGTCCTTCGACGACCTGGTCGTCTCGCCATGGCGGCTCACCCTCACGATCCTGCTGACCGGCTACTACCCCGCGCTGGCCTGGATCGGCTACCTCAGTGCCGGCATGCTCGTCGGCCGGCTCGACCTGCGCTCGACACGGGTCGCCGGCCTGCTGCTCGGCGCGGGCGCGGCGGTGGCGGTGGCGGCCTCATCACTGTCGTGGCTGCTGCTCGGCCCGCTCGGCGGCCGCGACGCGCTGCTGGCCGCGGACTCGGTCCTGCCGGGCGTCGGCCCGATCGCGCCCGGCGAGGTGCCGTCCCTGCTCGAAGGCGGGCTGTACGGCAGCACGCCCACGCAGTCCTGGTGGTGGCTCGCCGTCGACACCCCGCACGCGTCCGCGCCGCTCGATCTGCTGCACACCACCGGCACGGCCGTGGCGCTGCTCGGCGCCGCCCTGCTCGTCGCCCGGCTCGGGGCGGCCGCGGCGGTCGTGATCTGGCCGCTGGCGGCGGTGGGCTCGATGACGCTGACCTGGTACACCCTGCACGCGTGGGTGCTCTCGACCGAGCTGCCACGGGGTGACAGCTATGCCTGGCTGTACCTCCAGCAGGTGATCCCCATGCTGGTCCTCGCGTCCCTGTGGCGCCTGACCGGCCGCCGCGGCCCGCTGGAGGCCGTCATCTCGGCGCTGGCCCGCCGCGCCGTCTACCAACCGCCGCCGCGCTCGTCATCGGCCTGA
- a CDS encoding ABC transporter ATP-binding protein → MGPTARGEAVRPPGRTEPSADGDVLECEGLVRRFGERTAVDHVSLRIAPGETYGLIGPNGAGKTTTISMIAGILAPDEGRIAVAGLPMTTRSAAAKALVGLVPQDVALYEDLTVRENLRFFGRLQQLPRRELAARIAEVLDVVGLADRAGDRVSECSGGMKRRANIAVGLLHEPRLLILDEPTVGVDPQSRNQILESIGALGVAGMSVLYTTHYMEEAERLCDRVGIIDDGRIVAEGTRRELIARIGEHDRINVAATGPLDRFAAAAAGLSGVVSADVVEGGLTVAAASAAAVLAPLVAAGERAGVAIGAVEVSEPDLETVFLHVTGKTLRD, encoded by the coding sequence ATGGGCCCGACGGCGCGGGGTGAGGCTGTTCGGCCGCCGGGGCGCACCGAACCGTCAGCTGACGGCGATGTTCTCGAGTGCGAAGGGCTCGTCCGGCGGTTCGGGGAGCGGACCGCTGTCGACCACGTAAGTCTGCGGATCGCGCCGGGCGAGACCTACGGGCTGATCGGGCCGAACGGCGCGGGCAAGACGACGACGATCTCGATGATCGCCGGGATCCTCGCCCCGGACGAGGGACGGATCGCCGTCGCCGGGCTGCCGATGACCACCCGGTCCGCGGCGGCGAAGGCGCTCGTCGGTCTCGTCCCGCAGGACGTCGCGCTCTACGAGGACCTGACCGTGCGGGAGAACCTGCGGTTCTTCGGCCGCCTGCAGCAGCTCCCGCGCCGCGAGCTTGCCGCTCGCATCGCCGAGGTGCTCGACGTCGTGGGCCTGGCCGACCGAGCAGGGGACCGGGTGTCGGAGTGCTCCGGCGGCATGAAGCGGCGGGCGAACATCGCCGTCGGCCTGCTGCACGAGCCCCGGCTGCTGATCCTCGACGAGCCGACGGTCGGCGTGGATCCACAGAGCCGCAACCAGATCCTGGAGAGCATCGGGGCGCTCGGCGTCGCCGGGATGTCGGTCCTCTACACCACGCACTACATGGAGGAGGCCGAACGGCTCTGCGACCGGGTCGGGATCATCGACGACGGCCGGATCGTCGCGGAGGGCACGCGCCGCGAGCTCATCGCCCGCATCGGCGAGCACGACCGGATCAACGTGGCCGCGACCGGCCCGCTCGACCGCTTCGCCGCGGCGGCGGCAGGCCTGTCCGGCGTGGTGAGCGCCGATGTGGTCGAGGGCGGCCTGACTGTGGCGGCGGCCTCCGCGGCCGCGGTGCTCGCGCCACTGGTCGCCGCCGGCGAGCGGGCGGGGGTCGCCATCGGCGCTGTCGAGGTGTCTGAGCCCGACCTGGAAACCGTCTTCCTGCACGTGACCGGCAAGACGCTGCGTGACTGA
- a CDS encoding ABC transporter permease — MSVAGGRPRPGWGQRWLGPVLVIAATDLRRRLRSRSAIISGIVGPLAMASVFGLLLGGTSDVTFTIGIADADGSPASRAVVTSLTASGGDGDGGTVRFRSVAVPAAEPAVDDGDLDAAIVLPAGLGAALGYERPPAAGSPALAVAVFGDPSRQVAAQVARAVADGVTAEANWRALVAAGLAKAGTPPAEASEPAASRGDVEVLELAPVAAGGEGPDIIAYYGAAMSILFLFFTVGFVARSLVGDRDEGVLGRILASPVRPGQLIAGRAFSVAVLGVASFVVVWLVTTLAFDAHWGPPGPVAAVVLATVLAVAGVGMLVASLGRTERQAESYTSLCAFVLALLGGNFVGPGVGPDLLRRIAMFTPNGQSLTAFVDLGADAAHPGAIARAIGILVAIGLVTGAIGVLRIHRAVTR; from the coding sequence GTGAGTGTCGCTGGCGGCCGGCCCCGGCCTGGGTGGGGCCAGCGGTGGCTCGGCCCGGTGCTGGTCATTGCCGCCACCGACCTGCGCCGCCGGCTGCGCAGCCGGTCGGCGATCATCAGCGGCATCGTCGGCCCGCTGGCCATGGCGAGTGTCTTCGGGCTGTTGCTGGGCGGGACGTCGGACGTGACGTTCACCATCGGGATAGCCGACGCCGACGGCTCGCCGGCCTCACGTGCCGTCGTCACCAGCCTGACCGCTTCCGGCGGGGACGGTGACGGCGGAACGGTCCGCTTCCGGTCGGTGGCTGTGCCAGCCGCCGAGCCCGCGGTCGACGACGGCGACCTGGACGCCGCGATCGTCCTGCCCGCCGGCCTGGGCGCGGCCCTGGGCTACGAGCGGCCGCCCGCGGCCGGCTCGCCGGCGCTCGCCGTGGCTGTGTTCGGTGACCCGTCCCGGCAGGTCGCGGCCCAGGTCGCGCGGGCGGTCGCGGACGGCGTGACGGCCGAGGCCAACTGGCGGGCGCTGGTCGCCGCCGGCCTGGCGAAGGCAGGCACGCCGCCGGCCGAGGCCTCGGAGCCGGCCGCCTCGCGCGGGGACGTCGAGGTGCTGGAGCTGGCACCGGTCGCCGCCGGCGGCGAGGGGCCCGACATCATCGCGTACTACGGCGCCGCGATGTCGATCCTCTTCCTGTTCTTTACGGTCGGCTTCGTCGCCCGATCGCTCGTCGGCGACCGGGATGAGGGCGTTCTTGGCCGGATCCTGGCGTCTCCGGTGCGGCCGGGCCAGCTGATCGCTGGTCGGGCGTTCTCGGTCGCCGTGCTCGGCGTCGCCAGCTTCGTCGTCGTCTGGCTGGTGACGACGCTGGCCTTCGACGCCCACTGGGGGCCGCCTGGCCCGGTCGCGGCCGTGGTCCTCGCCACGGTGCTGGCGGTGGCGGGTGTCGGGATGCTGGTCGCGTCGCTGGGCCGGACCGAGCGCCAGGCCGAGTCATACACCTCGCTGTGCGCGTTCGTGCTCGCGCTGCTCGGAGGCAACTTCGTCGGCCCTGGCGTCGGCCCGGACCTGCTGCGCCGGATCGCGATGTTCACTCCGAACGGGCAGTCGCTCACGGCGTTCGTCGACCTCGGCGCCGACGCGGCGCATCCAGGCGCGATTGCCCGCGCTATCGGCATCCTCGTCGCGATCGGCCTGGTCACCGGCGCGATCGGCGTGCTGCGGATCCATCGGGCGGTGACGCGGTGA